A stretch of Telopea speciosissima isolate NSW1024214 ecotype Mountain lineage chromosome 11, Tspe_v1, whole genome shotgun sequence DNA encodes these proteins:
- the LOC122646522 gene encoding putative pentatricopeptide repeat-containing protein At1g09680: MITRKQLRKHHLLSLSRVGFFFSTWFKPPLPYHDDPILTTISEAIKNTPTKNLDSSLKRLIPTLTACHVIDLITHNPFSLHPPSLLSFFRWVSSQQGFRHTIQSYCTMAHFLCTHQMLSEAESLLHFVISRKGKDSASSIFATILETTGTHHPNSIFNALMNAYTNSGFVSDAIQCFRLVRKHGFRIPFHACGNLLDHMMKTNSPAAAWAFYSEILGCGFPPNIYTFNILMHKFCKEGKLKEAQLIFHEISKRGLVPSVVSFNTLINGYCKSGNLEEGFRLKNIMSEANILPDVFTYSVLINGLCKESKLEEAHQLFNEMCQRGLVPNDVTFTTLIDGQCKNGRINVAMEIYQQMLRKGVKPDLITYNTLINGLCKVGDLREARRLVQEISIKGLKPDKITYTTLIDGCCKEGDLESAMDIRKGMIGQGIKLDNVAYTALISGLCREGRFVDAERTLKEMLGAGLIPDDATYTMVIDGFCKMGDVKMGFKLLKEMQSTARAPGVVTYNVLMNGLCKQGQMKNAKMLLDAMLNLGVAPDDITYNILLEGHCKHGDSEDNDKLRSEKGLISDFAAYNSLIRDISKDAKNRQKR; the protein is encoded by the coding sequence atgattacTCGGAAACAACTGAGGAAGCACCACCTCCTCTCTCTTTCACGAGTTGGGTTTTTCTTCTCCACCTGGTTTAAGCCTCCACTTCCCTACCATGATGATCCCATCCTCACAACCATCTCCGAAGCCATTAAGAACACTCCAACAAAGAATCTTGATTCCTCCCTCAAGAGGCTTATCCCTACTCTCACAGCTTGCCATGTTATCGATCTGATCACCCACAACCCATTCTCTCTCCACCCAccttctctcctctccttcttcagATGGGTTTCTTCGCAACAGGGTTTTCGCCATACCATCCAATCTTACTGCACCATGGCCCATTTCCTCTGCACCCACCAAATGCTATCAGAAGCTGAATCGCTCCTTCATTTTGTCATCTCTCGGAAGGGAAAGGACTCAGCTTCCTCTATCTTTGCCACAATTCTTGAAACCACAGGTACCCATCATCCAAATTCGATATTTAATGCTCTGATGAATGCGTATACAAATTCTGGTTTCGTCTCGGATGCAATTCAGTGTTTCAGATTGGTTAGAAAGCATGGGTTTCGAATCCCGTTTCATGCTTGCGGCAATCTTCTGGATCACATGATGAAGACGAATTCACCGGCCGCTGCTTGGGCTTTCTACTCAGAAATTTTGGGCTGTGGATTTCCGCCGAATATCTATACGTTCAACATTTTGATGCATAAATTCTGCAAAGAGGGTAAGTTGAAGGAAGCCCAGTTGATCTTCCATGAAATTAGTAAGAGGGGTTTGGTTCCAAGTGTCGTTAGTTTCAATACTTTGATCAATGGTTACTGCAAGTCGGGGAATTTGGAGGAAGGATTTAGGTTGAAGAACATTATGTCGGAAGCAAATATCCTTCCAGATGTTTTCACCTACAGTGTTTTGATTAATGGGTTGTGCAAAGAGAGTAAATTGGAAGAAGCACATCAACTATTCAATGAAATGTGCCAGAGAGGGTTGGTTCCAAATGATGTTACTTTCACTACTTTGATTGATGGACAGTGCAAGAATGGGAGAATCAATGTGGCCATGGAAATTTATCAGCAAATGTTGAGGAAAGGAGTGAAGCCTGATCTAATTACCTATAACACACTCATTAATGGCTTATGCAAGGTTGGTGATTTGAGGGAAGCAAGAAGGCTTGTGCAAGAGATTTCAATTAAGGGTTTGAAACCTGACAAGATCACATACACTACTCTCATTGATGGCTGTTGCAAGGAGGGTGATTTAGAATCGGCTATGGATATAAGAAAGGGAATGATTGGCCAAGGTATTAAGCTTGATAATGTGGCTTATACAGCACTTATTTCAGGACTTTGTAGAGAAGGGCGATTTGTTGATGCAGAGAGGACATTGAAGGAGATGTTAGGAGCAGGTTTGATACCAGATGATGCTACTTATACAATGGTGATTGATGGGTTCTGTAAGATGGGAGACGTGAAGATGGGTTTTAAGTTGCTCAAGGAGATGCAGAGTACCGCCCGTGCACCAGGTGTTGTAACCTACAATGTACTTATGAATGGCCTCTGCAAGCAGGGGCAGATGAAAAATGCTAAAATGCTTTTGGATGCAATGCTTAATTTAGGGGTGGCTCCTGATGATATCACTTACAACATTCTCTTGGAAGGACATTGCAAACATGGAGACTCAGAAGACAATGATAAACTACGCAGTGAGAAGGGTTTGATCTCTGATTTTGCAGCTTATAATTCACTAATTAGGGATATAAGTAAAGATGCCAAGAATCGCCAAAAGAgatga